One genomic window of Nicotiana sylvestris chromosome 10, ASM39365v2, whole genome shotgun sequence includes the following:
- the LOC104218630 gene encoding peptide chain release factor 1, mitochondrial, producing MRLWRNGNVTILGSIKSWKSLLDLKRKDQISTAALSTSTVTTSRRRIPTVFNLVRLYSTEELQQPQLSVDLIKMMEQRLSSIENRNAHLQRFLNQPELTPSEYSTANKELKKLRDSVDLITELRAKQKEIQELKSVLSECQDDKDMQKMASEELSEATEGEKELQLLLLKSLLPKDDADERDSILEVRAGTGGEEASLFAMDIFKMYEKYSAKKGWKYEVLEIAESDLKGYKEAIASISGSGVYGKLKFESGIHRVQRVPVTEKGGRVHTSAVSVAILPQADQLDVKLRNEDLKIDTYRSGGSGGQHANTTNSAVRITHVPSGITVSIQDERSQHMNKAKALKILCAKLYEIERLRFQSSRSKLRLEQIGSGDRSERIRTYNFPQGRVTDHRVGITTHSLDDVMQGEDLDTFIDALLLREEMDAITSFSST from the coding sequence ATGAGATTGTGGAGAAATGGTAACGTGACCATCCTTGGATCAATAAAATCATGGAAGTCACTGTTGGATCTAAAGAGGAAGGACCAAATATCAACTGCTGCACTGTCTACATCTACAGTGACGACGAGCCGAAGAAGAATCCCAACTGTTTTTAATCTTGTTCGTTTATATTCTACGGAAGAGCTGCAGCAGCCTCAATTGTCTGTTGACCTAATTAAAATGATGGAACAAAGATTATCATCAATTGAGAACAGAAATGCTCATCTTCAGCGTTTTCTAAATCAGCCAGAGTTAACTCCTTCTGAATATTCAACTGCCAACAAAGAGCTCAAGAAACTCAGAGATTCAGTAGATCTCATAACCGAGTTAAGGGCAAAACAGAAAGAGATTCAGGAACTGAAATCGGTACTTTCCGAATGCCAAGATGACAAGGACATGCAGAAGATGGCTTCGGAGGAATTGAGTGAAGCCACAGAAGGAGAGAAAGAATTGCAGCTTCTCCTTCTAAAGTCATTACTACCCAAAGACGATGCTGACGAGAGGGACTCCATTCTCGAAGTGAGGGCAGGAACTGGAGGGGAAGAAGCTTCTTTGTTTGCAATGGACATATTCAAAATGTACGAAAAATATTCGGCGAAGAAAGGTTGGAAATACGAGgttctagaaatagctgagtctGATCTTAAAGGATACAAAGAAGCTATTGCCTCTATATCTGGATCTGGTGTATACGGGAAATTGAAATTCGAAAGTGGAATTCACAGAGTTCAGCGAGTGCCTGTGACAGAGAAAGGTGGACGCGTTCACACCAGTGCTGTCTCCGTTGCAATTCTACCGCAGGCAGATCAGTTAGATGTGAAATTGAGAAATGAAGATTTGAAAATTGATACTTACAGGTCAGGAGGATCAGGAGGTCAGCACGCGAATACCACAAACAGTGCTGTGAGAATCACTCACGTGCCATCGGGGATAACTGTTTCCATACAAGACGAGCGATCCCAGCATATGAACAAGGCCAAAGCACTAAAAATATTGTGTGCAAAACTATATGAAATCGAGCGACTCAGATTTCAGTCGAGTAGATCAAAACTTCGATTAGAGCAGATTGGCAGTGGGGACAGATCTGAACGGATCCGCACATATAACTTCCCTCAAGGACGGGTTACTGATCACCGCGTTGGCATCACAACTCATTCCTTAGATGATGTTATGCAGGGAGAGGATTTGGATACTTTCATTGATGCTCTCCTTTTGCGGGAGGAAATGGACGCCATTACATCCTTCAGCTCCACCTAA